One stretch of Armigeres subalbatus isolate Guangzhou_Male chromosome 2, GZ_Asu_2, whole genome shotgun sequence DNA includes these proteins:
- the LOC134212441 gene encoding WD repeat-containing protein 81: MEAIIQDLNIPKRQIRETRSPNRFQLLAHKSWLKAISQSGKVPSDFPLYGNEAFEWPRGGPSSAWSRLYISVYKKHPTKVIPLPRNKLLANLNNGDAHPSENEDPLHYSQLLQYVSQTNHKNLWKTAYRKYAASRPDHHQHQPPHPANTSNAQQHFTSMGSFDNGNNSTISGLNSTKKHQQENNNISAALLPYDFVLREALTRTYGCRVVRLDVCTEDGGVVTEQTCSLMQPHTNLYPVLGAIETNMNLYLIFDPFIENNLLDCVTYSPAILEKSHNKPLFLIYQLLNLMKSLHDRGLNMGNIGLGDIHLTENLWVRAIPNLEANLLEFDDDIQRQLEELSSNRLGLSRDSKVRLLKGLDLKYSLKDYCEMWCHGQLSNFDYLTILNNLAGRRIGCPEHHHIMPWVTDFSTRNGQIWRDLKKSKFRLNKGDAQLDLTFQAAIGTEGTVPHHVSDVLSEITYYVYMARRTPKSTLCKYVRPIWVPAEYPVSVQRLHEWTPDECTPEFFTDPSVFKSIHEDLPDLEVPIWATCPEDFIAKHREALESQYVSEKLHNWIDLTFGYKLTGSSAIKSKNVCLSLVDKHQNLCQRGVVQLFTNPHPVRQFTTIWNGKTPPRLSTLQESRQRLTRSSEDLSRQGSSSGYSGSDSGGFYPEYTSSPQNRYSSQILRSGSCKSESIERSTSYHINVQPKAPSMLALPKNYNPVAQLNAVENLGVFISKTFQASLATDDSGKDAAKNKLLDDDFELWNVSTASSYDRELGYETNSFTNRLFSEAYEASLLKDRKMFQNLRSQSLQNQPSSRHTFKQLLLDVRTNDLKVLGCLIVELFLASKLRPLGSCVQQDFESRFESCVKLVRKDLKLIPVCVQYAVKLLLGIDSPELDTTVTEKGLPHPSPHQFLQPLLSSLLIPFPSQYPRIYQTIKALNHFEESTYLLDLHTFFDCDGKSCARYVNLDKIRIDFRRRIAECKVNCCVALTEGLLEPCGTEQYSTVELLLPHFIELIKADDTSILAAWNLFDTISTALGIRGTQRHLLQPILLLYESDENETRINQQQNPQLSNDPGTLKFTRNSSFKSRKSVKLYHHSFLLKLIVRFGLRCFLENFIAPLVEAVGGYKDADLNQPYHFHENLPSGDFRRSRSCRNFKLRSDTSIEPSSAHGNATSPGHESLSISNTLVSPDASEKTISPTVAQNLPLDDASIDEDIEEMFSFDEDPPPERVKKFKTIINVGGEEYSDTEMETAMKRIIEDFDMKADCTSFDLPLNHSQAEEAIEDSLEDEFVLSQESITGSMEKLNLIIAVTSESDLEKGDPKSPTIPIPSSFRRSIELNSIGCEIGSKKSVDSMEFLCKTPQPDHPMKNAPAANQNAQRTSDTTKTRSTRISEMSSESLIWLSHRLGPVLSARYLTRNLLKMLTLCYVGPENLVPCDTTSRSQSRNSLNYFTISDGCVVGDESAQRVIECLTSISALFGDQFILLQYFPHASELIALCRKKTTQTLEGGLISSLQLVKCLIPYLNDSTVMDQLQDFLLRSVIHPIIRLLESTKFVMPSGFLARSVLARKLVDTLYVISNRIGREMTREHICVPALQRFFLIFDKAYGQSEHFRDLKNRTDSSPCSSGTDDSHIIEFRRDGGTRELSVSGPEIRPARVKGQEPLDSYTPPSALDHDLQLERESRPPIQGCVRSRAMEEIRDVFTPNLAYCSFLPFLNYLGQLEMSQTLKNMALVLNLCHDHEQPDYSREEYGRFKSDADRDDEESQLESLNCSNTFGSNIIGNRIEVRNDSNKIELDQKELLGMVTYRLDQVNSARNLRGNWLAYWEHEIGRSDKDNRFNLKQIKLQTYSGHTNSIKAVLALDNENSFISASKDKTVKLWSLRSEGDGNKMSSCQFTYINHRKSVHSLAFLESMRLTISCDSGVHLWDPFVGAQIGQLDVPKYTPVSVVKTFPSPSCLVLAGTADSCIRMIDARTFSYCNEWRVSSAPVGSVRTIAISPSGAWIAVGLSSGHVTVLDGRTGFIISSWRANDSDLLQLLAPNENQLISTSLDYSLSVWNPSTGNLQFNLKNRPEPVHCLTSNGPELIVGTPTNRIGVYGAISTDTTFSYTKLRSETFKGVLTSFSLLPLNRMLLVGGDNGTIGLLC, translated from the exons GTCTACAAAAAGCACCCCACCAAGGTCATCCCGCTGCCGCGCAACAAACTACTCGCCAACCTCAACAACGGCGATGCGCATCCCTCGGAGAACGAGGACCCGCTGCACTACTCTCAGCTCTTGCAGTACGTCTCCCAGACGAATCACAAGAATCTCTGGAAGACTGCCTATCGTAAGTATGCCGCCTCGCGACCCGATCATCATCAGCACCAACCGCCCCATCCAGCAAACACAAGCAATGCCCAGCAGCACTTTACCAGCATGGGAAGCTTCGATAATGGCAATAACTCCACTATCAGTGGCCTCAATAGTACAAAGAAACACCAGCAGGAGAACAACAACATATCAGCAGCGCTGCTTCCATACGACTTTGTGCTGCGGGAAGCGTTGACTCGGACCTACGGATGTCGTGTCGTACGGTTGGACGTCTGCACCGAGGACGGGGGAGTTGTCACGGAACAGACCTGTTCACTGATGCAGCCACATACCAATCTATACCCAGTGCTGGGAGCAATTGAGACCAACATGAACCTTTACTTGATTTTTGATCcatttattgaaaacaatttgttgGACTGCGTCACTTACAGCCCGGCCATCCTCGAGAAATCTCACAACAAACCGCTGTTCTTGATTTATCAATTACTGAATCTGATGAAATCGTTGCACGATCGTGGGTTAAATATGGGCAACATAGGTCTGGGCGATATCCATCTGACGGAGAACTTATGGGTGAGAGCCATTCCTAACCTAGAAGCAAACCTCTTGGAGTTTGACGACGACATCCAACGACAGCTGGAAGAACTCAGTTCAAATCGGCTGGGCCTGAGCAGAGATTCGAAAGTAAGGCTTCTCAAAGGGCTTGATCTCAAATATTCATTGAAAGACTACTGCGAAATGTGGTGTCATGGACAGTTGTCAAACTTCGACTACCTCACGATTCTGAATAATCTGGCCGGACGGAGAATAGGCTGCCCCGAGCACCATCACATTATGCCATGGGTTACCGATTTTTCCACCAGAAACGGACAGATTTGGCGAGATTTGAAGAAATCCAAGTTCCGTTTGAACAAAGGCGATGCGCAGTTGGATCTGACGTTCCAGGCGGCGATTGGTACGGAGGGAACCGTGCCTCACCATGTATCGGATGTTCTCTCGGAAATCACTTACTACGTTTACATGGCCCGCAGAACCCCCAAGTCTACGCTGTGCAAGTACGTCCGGCCAATATGGGTTCCAGCGGAATATCCCGTTTCGGTACAACGCTTACACGAGTGGACGCCAGACGAGTGTACTCCGGAGTTTTTCACGGATCCGTCAGTATTCAAAAGTATTCACGAAGATCTACCCGATCTGGAGGTGCCGATTTGGGCAACCTGCCCGGAAGACTTCATCGCAAAACATCGGGAAGCATTGGAGAGCCAGTACGTCTCGGAGAAGCTACACAATTGGATTGATCTCACATTTGGCTACAAACTGACTGGGTCGTCTGCGATCAAGTCGAAAAATGTCTGCCTATCGCTGGTGGACAAACATCAGAATCTCTGTCAACGTGGAGTAGTTCAGCTGTTCACCAATCCTCATCCGGTGCGACAGTTTACCACCATCTGGAATGGGAAAACTCCTCCGAGGTTGTCGACGCTGCAGGAATCTCGACAGAGGTTGACTCGCAGTTCGGAGGATCTCTCCCGTCAGGGTTCAAGTTCCGGATATTCTGGATCCGATTCCGGCGGGTTTTATCCGGAGTACACCTCTTCACCTCAGAACCGATATTCTTCCCAAATCCTACGCTCGGGGAGCTGCAAATCGGAATCCATAGAGCGATCGACTAGCTACCACATCAACGTACAACCCAAAGCTCCTTCAATGTTGGCTCTACCGAAGAATTATAATCCTGTGGCTCAACTGAACGCAGTGGAAAATTTGGGAGTATTCATATCCAAAACCTTCCAGGCTTCCCTAGCGACGGATGACTCGGGGAAGGATGCAGCAAAGAACAAACTGTTGGATGATGATTTTGAGCTGTGGAACGTGAGCACCGCAAGTAGCTACGATCGAGAACTGGGTTACGAAACCAACTCGTTTACCAATCGATTGTTTTCGGAAGCTTACGAGGCATCTTTGTTGAAAGACAGAAAGATGTTTCAGAATCTTCGTTCTCAGAGTCTGCAGAATCAACCTAGTTCGAGGCATACATTTAAGCAACTGCTCTTGGACGTGCGGACAAACGATCTGAAGGTGCTGGGATGTCTAATTGTGGAATTGTTTTTGGCATCGAAGCTACGGCCGCTGGGAAGTTGCGTTCAACAAGACTTCGAAAGTAGATTTGAGTCTTGCGTGAAACTTGTAAGGAAAGATCTGAAACTAATCCCGGTTTGCGTTCAATATGCCGTAAAGTTACTTCTTGGAATTGATTCTCCTGAACTGGACACCACTGTGACGGAGAAAGGTCTTCCGCATCCGTCGCCTCATCAGTTTCTACAGCCTCTGCTGTCCAGCCTGTTGATTCCGTTTCCATCTCAATATCCACGCATTTACCAGACAATAAAAGCTCTGAATCATTTCGAGGAGTCAACTTATCTACTTGATCTGCATACGTTCTTCGACTGTGATGGCAAAAGCTGTGCGCGGTATGTGAATCTTGATAAAATTCGAATAGATTTCCGCCGACGGATAGCGGAGTGTAAAGTCAATTGCTGTGTCGCCTTAACAGAAGGTCTGCTGGAACCATGCGGTACTGAACAGTACTCTACTGTTGAACTTCTCCTTCCGCACTTCATCGAGTTGATAAAAGCCGATGACACGTCGATTCTAGCTGCCTGGAACCTTTTCGACACTATTTCTACCGCTTTGGGAATCAGAGGCACTCAAAGACACCTCCTGCAACCGATTCTTCTGCTCTACGAATCGGATGAAAACGAGACCCGAATCAACCAGCAACAAAATCCACAACTGAGCAATGATCCGGGAACATTGAAGTTCACCAGAAATAGCTCCTTCAAGTCCCGTAAATCGGTAAAGCTCTACCACCATAGCTTTCTTCTCAAACTGATTGTGCGATTCGGCTTACGCTGCTTCCTGGAGAACTTCATAGCACCGTTGGTAGAAGCTGTTGGCGGCTACAAGGACGCTGACCTCAACCAACCATACCACTTTCATGAAAACCTTCCTAGCGGTGATTTCAGAAGATCACGGTCATGTAGGAACTTCAAATTAAGAAGCGACACCAGCATCGAACCGTCATCCGCTCATGGCAATGCAACCAGTCCAGGGCACGAATCGTTGTCCATCTCAAACACACTTGTCTCTCCGGATGCGTCAGAGAAAACGATATCCCCCACAGTTGCTCAAAATCTACCCCTCGATGATGCATCCATTGACGAAGACATTGAAGAAATGTTTAGTTTCGATGAAGATCCTCCGCCGGAACGTGTCAAGAAGTTCAAGACAATTATCAATGTAGGAGGTGAAGAGTACAGTGACACAGAAATGGAAACTGCTATGAAGAGAATCATAGAGGACTTCGATATGAAAGCTGACTGTACTAGTTTTGATCTACCGCTGAACCACTCACAGGCGGAAGAAGCAATCGAAGATTCGCTGGAGGATGAGTTCGTTCTGTCACAGGAGTCTATTACGGGAAGCATGGAGAAACTCAACCTAATTATAGCCGTTACTTCAGAGTCTGATCTCGAGAAGGGCGATCCCAAGTCACCAACAATTCCAATCCCTTCTTCTTTCCGTAGAAGTATCGAGCTCAATTCCATAGGCTGTGAAATTGGAAGTAAGAAGAGCGTAGATTCTATGGAGTTTTTATGCAAGACTCCACAACCAGATCATCCTATGAAGAATGCCCCAGCTGCTAACCAAAACGCTCAGAGAACCTCTGACACAACCAAGACTAGATCGACTCGCATCTCGGAGATGAGTTCGGAGAGTTTGATTTGGTTGTCTCATCGCTTGGGCCCAGTTCTGAGCGCACGCTACCTCACCAGGAACCTGCTTAAGATGCTCACCCTTTGTTACGTCGGTCCTGAAAATCTCGTTCCATGTGATACAACCTCCCGCAGTCAATCCAGGAATAGTCTCAATTACTTTACGATATCCGAtggctgcgtggttggcgatgaATCCGCTCAACGCGTTATCGAGTGTTTAACGTCGATATCGGCCCTCTTCGGTGATCAATTCATCTTACTTCAGTACTTTCCGCATGCCAGTGAACTGATCGCACTCTGTCGCAAGAAAACCACCCAAACTTTAGAAGGAGGCTTAATTAGTTCACTGCAGCTTGTCAAATGTCTGATTCCGTACCTCAATGATAGCACCGTGATGGACCAACTTCAGGACTTCCTTCTTCGTTCAGTCATCCATCCGATTATTCGTCTGCTGGAGTCAACCAAATTTGTCATGCCAAGTGGATTCCTCGCTCGATCGGTTCTGGCTCGGAAACTCGTCGATACTCTCTACGTGATCTCAAATCGCATCGGTCGAGAAATGACAAGGGAACACATCTGTGTTCCGGCGTTGCAACGTTTCTTCCTCATCTTCGACAAAGCCTACGGCCAAAGCGAGCACTTCAGAGACCTGAAAAATCGCACGGATTCTAGTCCATGTAGCTCCGGAACTGATGATTCCCACATTATCGAATTTCGTCGGGACGGAGGAACAAGAGAACTTTCTGTGAGTGGTCCGGAGATTCGTCCAGCTAGAGTCAAAGGACAGGAACCGCTGGACAGTTACACCCCACCGAGTGCTTTAGACCACGATCTTCAATTGGAACGCGAATCACGCCCTCCTATCCAAGGTTGCGTTCGCTCGAGAGCCATGGAAGAAATTCGAGACGTCTTTACCCCAAATCTTGCCTATTGTTCATTCCTGCCGTTCCTCAACTACCTCGGTCAGCTAGAAATGTCACAAACGCTGAAAAACATGGCCCTGGTGCTGAACCTCTGCCACGATCACGAACAGCCGGACTATTCGAGGGAAGAGTACGGCAGGTTCAAATCAGACGCCGATCGAGACGATGAAGAGAGCCAACTGGAGTCACTGAACTGTTCGAACACGTTCGGTTCCAACATCATCGGCAATCGTATCGAAGTTCGAAACGATTCCAACAAAATCGAGCTGGACCAAAAGGAACTGCTAGGGATGGTGACGTACCGTTTGGATCAGGTGAACAGCGCTCGGAATTTGCGGGGGAATTGGTTGGCTTACTGGGAGCACGAGATCGGTCGCTCAGACAAAGACAATCGGTTCAATTTGAAGCAGATCAAGCTGCAAACGTATAGCGGACACACGAACTCAATCAAGGCAGTGCTGGCGCTGGACAATGAGAACAGTTTCATCTCCGCATCGAAGGACAAGACCGTTAAACTGTGGTCGCTGcgcagtgaaggcgatggcaatAAAATGTCATCCTGCCAATTCACTTACATCAATCATCGCAAATCCGTGCATTCTCTGGCCTTCCTGGAATCGATGAG ATTAACCATCTCTTGCGATTCTGGTGTCCACCTGTGGGATCCATTCGTAGGAGCCCAAATCGGTCAGTTGGACGTTCCGAAGTACACTCCCGTTTCGGTGGTGAAGACATTCCCGTCACCCAGTTGCCTGGTACTGGCCGGAACGGCCGACAGTTGCATCCGCATGATCGATGCCCGTACTTTCAGCTACTGTAACGAATGGCGTGTTTCCAGTGCGCCGGTTGGTTCGGTAAGAACCATTGCTATTTCCCCTTCTGGTGCGTGGATCGCCGTGGGTCTCAGTTCCGGGCACGTAACCGTCCTCGATGGACGGACCGGATTCATCATTTCCTCCTGGCGAGCGAATGACAGTGATCTCCTGCAGCTGCTGGCACCGAACGAAAACCAACTGATCAGTACCAGTTTGGATTATTCTCTCAGTGTGTGGAACCCTAGCACGGGAAACTTGCAGTTTAATTTGAA AAACCGTCCCGAACCAGTCCACTGCCTCACCAGCAACGGTCCGGAGCTGATCGTTGGTACTCCTACCAACCGGATCGGTGTCTACGGAGCCATCAGTACGGATACGACCTTCTCGTACACCAAACTGCGCTCGGAGACGTTCAAAGGCGTGTTGACCAGTTTTTCGCTTCTGCCGCTTAACCGGATGCTGCTAGTCGGTGGCGACAATGGCACCATTGGTTTACTCTGCTAG